A DNA window from Fragaria vesca subsp. vesca linkage group LG3, FraVesHawaii_1.0, whole genome shotgun sequence contains the following coding sequences:
- the LOC101314839 gene encoding UDP-glycosyltransferase 87A1-like, whose amino-acid sequence MKLEPKTPCHVVALPYPGRGHINPMMNLCKLLVSKQHDILITFVLTEEWHGFIGSDPKPENVRFTTVPNVIPSEIGRAKNFPGFMEAVCTKLQEPVELLLDQLEPRVSVLVADSFVVLGVGVANKRNIPVASLWTMSASVFSTLDHFEMLRDNGHFPADVSVRGDEVIDYIPGISTTRLADLPAIFNGVGLQTLHIALEAFSNTYKAQHLLSTSFYELEPQAFDTLRTKLSLPVYPIGPSIPYFELSKPARGNDLNHLHWLDSQPKDSVLYISLGSYLSVSKVQRDEIIAGVKDSGVRFLWVARGEASELKHGVGDNGLVVPWCDQLRVLCHSSIVGFWSHCGWNSIQEAVYAGLPVLTCPIFSDQLPNGKQIVEDWKIGYRMKKKKVGGGDLVTREEIAELVQRVMDVESIEGKEMRKRAKQLQETCQGAIAKGGSSDSNLDAFIKDISQV is encoded by the exons ATGAAGCTCGAGCCAAAAACTCCCTGCCACGTGGTGGCGCTGCCGTACCCCGGCCGAGGCCACATCAACCCCATGATGAATCTCTGCAAGCTTCTGGTTTCGAAACAACACGACATCCTCATCACTTTCGTCCTCACCGAAGAGTGGCACGGCTTCATCGGATCCGACCCCAAACCCGAGAACGTCCGCTTCACCACGGTGCCTAACGTCATACCCTCCGAGATCGGCCGGGCCAAGAACTTTCCGGGTTTCATGGAGGCCGTGTGCACCAAGCTGCAAGAGCCGGTCGAGCTGCTTCTGGACCAACTCGAGCCGAGGGTGAGCGTTCTAGTCGCGGATTCGTTCGTGGTTTTGGGAGTTGGGGTTGCAAATAAGAGGAATATTCCGGTGGCTTCGCTTTGGACGATGTCGGCGTCTGTGTTCTCAACACTTGATCACTTCGAGATGCTCAGAGATAATGGCCACTTCCCTGCGGATGTATCAG TCCGTGGAGATGAAGTAATAGACTACATTCCTGGAATCTCCACCACACGCTTGGCAGATCTTCCCGCTATATTCAATGGAGTTGGTCTACAAACCCTCCACATAGCCCTTGAAGCTTTTTCCAACACTTACAAAGCACAACACCTCTTGTCAACTTCATTCTATGAGCTTGAGCCCCAAGCCTTTGACACATTGAGAACCAAATTATCTTTGCCTGTCTACCCTATTGGCCCAAGCATCCCATACTTCGAGCTTTCAAAACCAGCTCGTGGCAATGACCTAAACCATCTCCACTGGCTAGACTCTCAACCTAAAGATTCTGTATTGTACATCTCACTTGGGAGCTACTTGTCTGTCTCGAAAGTTCAAAGGGACGAAATCATTGCCGGGGTTAAGGACAGCGGTGTTAGGTTCTTGTGGGTGGCGCGTGGGGAAGCTTCTGAGCTCAAACATGGTGTTGGTGATAATGGTTTGGTGGTGCCTTGGTGTGACCAGTTACGTGTGTTGTGTCACTCTTCCATTGTAGGGTTTTGGTCGCATTGTGGTTGGAACTCAATTCAAGAAGCTGTTTATGCTGGTCTTCCAGTTCTTACTTGCCCTATATTCTCGGACCAACTCCCAAATGGGAAGCAAATTGTTGAGGATTGGAAGATCGGGTATAGGATGAAGAAGAAGAAAGTTGGAGGTGGAGACTTGGTAACCAGAGAGGAGATTGCAGAGCTTGTGCAGAGGGTTATGGATGTTGAGAGCATTGAGGGGAAGGAGATGAGGAAAAGAGCAAAACAACTTCAAGAGACTTGTCAAGGAGCAATTGCAAAGGGTGGTTCTTCTGACTCCAACCTCGATGCTTTTATTAAGGATATTTCACAAGTTTAA
- the LOC101309519 gene encoding UDP-glycosyltransferase 87A1-like: MGTMKLEKKTPCHVVALPYPGRGHINPMMNLCKLLASKQPDILVTFVVTEEWHGFIGSDPKPDNIRFSTLPNVIPSEIGRAKNFPGFVEAVRTKLQEPFEILLDRLEPEVSVIVADPYVVWAVRVGNKRNIPVASLWTMSASVFTTFDHFEMIRENGHFPADVSVRGDEVIDYIPGISSTRMADLPTIFYGDGQKVLNIALEAVSSTHTAQYLLLTSFYELEPHAYDTLRAKLSAPVYPIGPSIPLFELSKTAHDNDLNYLHWLDSQPKISVLYISLGSFLSVSNAQMDEIVDGVKNSGVRFLWVARGDASKLKDGVGDMGLVVPWCDQLRVLCHSSIGGFWSHCGWNSTQEAVYAGLPVLTCPIFWDQIPTGKQIVEDWKIGYRVNKKKVDGEDLVTREEIAELVQRFMDVESNEGKEMRKRAKQLQETCHGAIAKGGSSDSNLDAFIKDISQG, from the exons ATGGGAACGATGAAGCTCGAGAAAAAAACTCCCTGTCACGTGGTGGCGCTGCCGTACCCCGGCCGAGGACACATCAACCCCATGATGAACCTCTGCAAGCTCCTCGCTTCGAAACAACCAGATATCCTCGTCACCTTCGTCGTCACAGAAGAGTGGCACGGCTTCATCGGATCCGACCCGAAACCCGACAACATCCGGTTCTCGACGTTGCCTAACGTCATACCCTCCGAGATCGGCCGGGCCAAGAACTTTCCGGGATTCGTGGAGGCGGTGAGGACCAAGCTGCAAGAACCGTTCGAGATACTTCTGGACCGGCTCGAGCCGGAGGTAAGCGTTATAGTTGCTGATCCGTATGTGGTTTGGGCCGTGAGGGTTGGGAATAAGAGGAATATTCCGGTGGCTTCGCTTTGGACGATGTCGGCGTCTGTGTTCACGACGTTTGATCACTTCGAGATGATCAGAGAAAATGGCCACTTCCCTGCGGATGTGTCAG TCCGGGGAGATGAAGTAATAGATTACATCCCCGGAATCTCCAGCACCCGCATGGCAGATCTTCCCACTATATTCTATGGTGATGGTCAAAAAGTCCTCAACATAGCCCTTGAAGCAGTTTCCAGCACTCACACAGCACAATACCTCTTATTAACTTCGTTCTACGAGCTTGAGCCCCATGCCTATGATACATTGAGAGCCAAACTGTCTGCACCCGTCTACCCAATTGGCCCAAGCATCCCACTCTTCGAGCTTTCGAAAACTGCTCATGACAATGACCTAAACTATCTGCACTGGCTAGACTCTCAACCGAAAATCTCTGTCCTGTACATCTCACTGGGAAGTTTCTTGTCTGTATCAAATGCCCAGATGGACGAAATCGTTGACGGGGTGAAGAACAGCGGTGTTAGGTTCTTGTGGGTGGCGCGTGGGGATGCTTCTAAGCTCAAAGATGGTGTTGGTGACATGGGTTTGGTGGTGCCTTGGTGTGATCAGTTACGGGTGCTGTGTCACTCTTCCATTGGAGGGTTTTGGTCGCATTGTGGTTGGAACTCAACTCAAGAAGCTGTCTATGCTGGTCTTCCGGTTCTTACTTGCCCTATATTTTGGGACCAAATCCCTACTGGAAAGCAAATTGTGGAGGATTGGAAGATTGGGTATAGGGTGAACAAGAAGAAAGTTGATGGTGAAGACTTGGTGACCAGAGAGGAGATTGCAGAACTTGTGCAGAGGTTTATGGATGTTGAAAGCAACGAGGGGAAGGAGATGAGGAAAAGAGCAAAACAACTTCAGGAGACTTGTCATGGAGCTATTGCAAAGGGTGGTTCTTCCGACTCCAACCTTGATGCTTTTATTAAGGATATTTCACAAGGTTAA
- the LOC101309807 gene encoding UDP-glycosyltransferase 87A1-like, producing the protein MDHLHTPQPTTPCHVVALPFPGRGHINPMMCLCHSIAAISPDMTVSFIVTQEWLGFIGSDPKPDNVRFVTIPQVIPSEIGRGKDSPAFYETVLRKIKAPVEELLDRLEPPVTALIADTYLVWSVEIGNVRNIPVASLWTMSASVYSVFQYFDLLVQNHHFPVKLAETGEERVDYIPGLPSTRVADLPTCFYGKGLNILDTALESVSCLTKAQYLLLPSVYELEPEVIDALRQTIPIPVYHIGPTIPYFKVETHSRPNGDYYFDWLDKQPRGSVLYVSQGSLHSAPQAQMDEIAAGLKASGARFFWVAREEVSELKEKCGDMGIVVPWCDQLTVLCHPSLGGFWSHCGWNSTSEAVYAGLPMLTFPIYWDQVPNSKMIVEDWKIGWRVKKGSGEEGLVSREEIAGLVRKFLDLENEEAKETRKRARKLSEIYRQAVRKGGSSYNNVEAFISDISKMK; encoded by the exons ATGGACCACCTCCACACTCCCCAACCAACCACCCCTTGCCACGTCGTAGCATTGCCCTTCCCCGGCCGCGGCCACATCAACCCCATGATGTGTCTCTGCCACTCCATCGCCGCCATCTCCCCCGACATGACCGTCTCCTTCATCGTAACCCAAGAGTGGCTCGGCTTCATCGGATCCGATCCAAAACCCGACAACGTGCGATTCGTCACTATTCCCCAGGTCATTCCCTCGGAAATCGGTCGGGGCAAGGACTCTCCAGCGTTTTACGAGACTGTTTTGAGGAAGATTAAGGCGCCGGTTGAGGAGCTTCTCGATCGGCTTGAGCCTCCGGTAACGGCCTTGATCGCCGATACGTACTTGGTGTGGTCGGTTGAGATTGGAAACGTGAGGAATATTCCGGTGGCTTCTCTTTGGACTATGTCGGCTTCTGTCTATTCGGTGTTTCAATATTTTGATCTTCTCGTTCAGAACCACCATTTCCCGGTAAAATTGGCGG AGACAGGAGAAGAGCGGGTGGACTATATCCCGGGGCTTCCTTCCACACGTGTGGCGGACCTTCCGACATGTTTTTACGGGAAAGGGCTTAATATTCTGGATACAGCTTTAGAATCAGTTTCATGCCTAACCAAAGCACAATACCTTTTGTTACCTTCAGTTTACGAGCTTGAACCAGAAGTGATCGACGCTTTGAGGCAAACTATTCCGATCCCGGTTTACCATATTGGGCCAACCATACCCTACTTCAAAGTGGAAACCCATTCAAGGCCCAATGGGGATTACTATTTTGATTGGCTTGACAAGCAACCTAGAGGGTCAGTCTTGTATGTGTCACAGGGTAGTCTGCATTCAGCTCCTCAAGCTCAAATGGATGAAATCGCTGCCGGGTTGAAGGCGAGCGGCGCCCGGTTCTTTTGGGTGGCGCGGGAGGAAGTGTCGGAGCTGAAGGAGAAATGTGGTGACATGGGGATTGTAGTGCCTTGGTGTGACCAATTGACAGTGTTGTGTCATCCTTCTTTGGGTGGGTTTTGGTCACATTGTGGTTGGAATTCGACCTCCGAGGCTGTTTATGCTGGTCTTCCGATGTTGACCTTTCCTATATATTGGGACCAAGTACCTAATAGTAAGATGATCGTTGAAGATTGGAAAATTGGGTGGAGGGTGAAGAAGGGTTCGGGAGAAGAAGGTTTGGTGAGTAGAGAAGAGATTGCTGGGCTTGTTAGAAAGTTTTTGGATTTGGAAAACGAGGAAGCAAAGGAAACGAGGAAAAGAGCGAGAAAGCTTAGTGAGATATATAGACAAGCGGTTAGAAAAGGTGGGTCGTCTTATAACAATGTTGAGGCCTTTATCAGTGACATATCAAAGATGAAATGA
- the LOC101310098 gene encoding uncharacterized protein LOC101310098 produces MRYHSFLRSPKKEEQQVPDSANSSEEFSDTTKDGYVNGKVDIMDDLERIWGIDEDGDEEDDEKPQKNHNMFAGQELNWDFMDWDEFPNGEEGDGEVENEVFGDSERCFFEEESYCKKVVKKESSTVGFWNDDEDMKKVQLNLNLNYQEVLDAWSDRGSLWAEDCSSHSSMAASNGNYMGEVPVMEEEKSIRREASVLRYREKRQSRLFSKKIRYQVRKLNADKRPRLKGRFVKRVS; encoded by the exons ATGAGGTACCATTCGTTCTTAAGAAGTCCAAAGAAGGAGGAACAGCAGGTCCCGGATAGTGCAAATTCTTCTGAGGAATTCTCTGACACTACCAAAGATGGTTATGTCAATGGTAAGGTTGATATCATGGATGACTTGGAGCGAATTTGGGGGATTGATGAAGATGGAGACGAAGAGGACGATGAGAAGCCACAGAAGAATCACAACATGTTTGCTGGTCAGGAACTTAACTGGGATTTCATGGATTGGGATGAGTTTCCTAATGGTGAGGAAGGGGATGGAGAGGTAGAGAATGAAGTGTTTGGTGATTCAGAGAGGTGCTTTTTCGAAGAGGAAAGCTACTGTAAGAAGGTTGTGAAGAAAGAGAGCAGTACTGTTGGGTTTTGGAATGATGATGAGGATATGAAGAAGGTGCAATTGAATTTGAACTTGAATTATCAAGAAGTATTGGATGCTTGGTCTGATCGTGGCTCTCTTTGGGCTGAGGATTGTTCATCGCATTCTTCCATGGCTGCTAGCAATGGCAATTAT ATGGGAGAGGTTCCAGTAATGGAAGAAGAGAAAAGTATAAGAAGGGAGGCAAGTGTTCTGAGGTACAGAGAGAAACGCCAGTCTAGACTCTTCTCCAAGAAGATAAGGTACCAAGTCCGCAAGCTCAATGCAGATAAAAGACCTAGACTCAAG GGTCGATTTGTGAAGAGAGTTTCGTGA
- the LOC101315134 gene encoding LOB domain-containing protein 12-like, whose translation MGGTSPCASCKLLRRRCAKDCIFAPYFPSDDPHKFAIVHKVFGASNVSKMLQELPLHQRGDAVSSLVYEANARVRDPVYGCVGAISFLQNQVSNLQMQLAVAQAEILCIQMQQEPVAATLPASQMLDHHQYQDHDQKSLLLSNTHDFSNIPQYLSSFGSSSNVIQDPLKRESLWT comes from the exons ATGGGAGGAACTTCACCATGTGCTTCATGCAAATTGTTGAGGCGCCGCTGCGCCAAGGACTGCATCTTTGCCCCTTACTTCCCTTCCGATGACCCTCACAAGTTTGCCATTGTTCACAAGGTCTTTGGTGCTAGCAATGTTAGCAAAATGTTGCAG GAGCTTCCGCTTCATCAAAGAGGAGATGCTGTGAGCAGCTTGGTGTACGAAGCAAATGCAAGAGTGAGAGACCCTGTTTACGGCTGCGTTGGTGCCATATCTTTCCTGCAGAATCAAGTTTCGAATCTACAAATGCAGCTCGCGGTGGCTCAGGCCGAAATACTTTGCATCCAGATGCAACAGGAGCCAGTTGCAGCTACCTTACCGGCATCACAGATGCTAGATCATCACCAGTATCAAGATCACGATCAGAAATCCCTTCTCTTGTCCAATACTCACGACTTCAGCAACATTCCACAGTACCTCAGTAGCTTTGGTTCTTCCAGCAATGTAATCCAAGACCCTCTTAAGAGAGAGTCTCTATGGACTTGA
- the LOC101315422 gene encoding uncharacterized protein LOC101315422: protein MSEPFRSLVLNRRFGDETLRVLESILVSKDVKSSMEVRSGLMQFMRSESLSVLREISEKNVAEKLLVLEFLVRTFALVGDVESCLALRYEALVLRDLKSTAQQWLKVPHLEWLNFAQQLLDNGFYSIGAKACENALRSLKGKSSEQSTADGVHLERISTEYPKTDEVLENEQVMEKIKRLKECAMSSASSHSGHCLVILDLRQSTVCFFVVVCVLDYSL, encoded by the exons ATGTCAGAGCCGTTTCGTTCACTCGTTTTGAACAGAAG ATTCGGCGATGAGACTCTTCGCGTTCTGGAATCGATTCTGGTTTCCAAGGACGTCAAATCCTCCATGGAAGTCCGATCCGGCTTGATGCAGTTCATGAGGTCCGAATCCCTCTCCGTTCTCCGAGAAATCTCTGAGAAAAACGTCGCGGAGAAGCTTCTCGTTCTCGAATTTCTCGTTCGCACTTTCGCGCTCGTCGGCGATGTTGAG AGTTGCTTGGCTTTGAGATATGAGGCTTTGGTTTTGCGAGATCTCAAGTCTACAGCTCAACAATGGCTAAAGGTGCCACATCTGGAATGGCTCAACTTTGCTCAGCAATTACTGGACAACGGTTTCTATTCGATTGGGGCAAAG GCTTGTGAAAATGCATTGAGATCCCTTAAGGGGAAGTCTTCTGAACAGTCTACAGCAGATGGAGTTCACCTCGAGAGGATATCTACTGAATACCCAAAAACAGATGAAGTCTTGGAAAATGAGCAAGTTATGGAAAAGATAAAGAGACTCAAAGAATGTGCCATGTCATCTGCTTCTTCTCACTCAG GACACTGTCTTGTGATTCTTGATCTCAGACAATCCACAGTGTGCTTTTTCGTTGTGGTTTGTGTACTAGACTACTCTTTGTGA
- the LOC101310388 gene encoding uncharacterized protein LOC101310388 isoform 2: protein MAGREPRHLHRLPQIVNTTALEDRVDLQQREIQSLLIDNQRLAATHVALKQDLTSAQSDLRNLKAVAGQIKSERNAEVREVYDRSLKLDDELRGLDAMKAELSVVLNDIEDLSASRMELATELKTIQGEIERTRSDESKQFEARLDEIKTLKVEIEKGRAAIEIEKKTRASNLVHRQAMEDYMAALALEIKKLHGELANAEKRARAAVAAANPVAGSGYPMAYGNAEMLYGGNAYPDPYIVHQVCV from the exons ATGGCCGGAAGAGAGCCTCGGCATCTCCACCGCCTCCCTCAAATCGTCAACACGACGGCCCTCGAGGACCGCGTCGATCTCCAGCAGCGCGAGATCCAGTCCCTCCTCATAGACAACCAACGCCTCGCGGCCACACACGTGGCGCTCAAGCAGGACCTGACTTCGGCGCAGAGCGACCTCCGCAACCTGAAGGCGGTGGCCGGCCAAATCAAATCCGAGAGGAACGCGGAAGTGCGGGAGGTATACGACAGGTCGTTGAAGCTGGACGACGAGCTCCGCGGCCTTGACGCCATGAAGGCCGAGCTGAGTGTGGTCCTGAACGACATCGAGGACTTGAGCGCTTCAAGGATGGAGCTCGCGACCGAGTTGAAGACGATCCAAGGAGAGATTGAGAGGACTAGGTCCGACGAGTCGAAGCAATTCGAAGCCAGACTGGACGAAATTAAGACATTGAAGGTGGAGATTGAGAAAGGAAG GGCTGCGATTGAGATTGAGAAGAAAACAAGAGCCAGTAACCTTGTGCATCGTCAAGCTATGGAGGACTATATGGCTGCGTTGGCTCTCGAAATCAAAAAGCTTCATGGGGAGTTGGCAAATGCGGAGAAGAGAGCAAGGGCTGCAGTAGCAGCAGCAAATCCAG TTGCAGGTTCCGGGTACCCTATGGCTTATGGCAATGCTGAAATGCTCTACGGAGGAAATGCATACCCTGACCCTTATATTGTGCATCAGGTATGTGTATGA
- the LOC101310388 gene encoding uncharacterized protein LOC101310388 isoform 1, whose product MAGREPRHLHRLPQIVNTTALEDRVDLQQREIQSLLIDNQRLAATHVALKQDLTSAQSDLRNLKAVAGQIKSERNAEVREVYDRSLKLDDELRGLDAMKAELSVVLNDIEDLSASRMELATELKTIQGEIERTRSDESKQFEARLDEIKTLKVEIEKGRAAIEIEKKTRASNLVHRQAMEDYMAALALEIKKLHGELANAEKRARAAVAAANPGSGYPMAYGNAEMLYGGNAYPDPYIVHQGQGSADGTPQYGSVQKPHYDSQQTRVQR is encoded by the exons ATGGCCGGAAGAGAGCCTCGGCATCTCCACCGCCTCCCTCAAATCGTCAACACGACGGCCCTCGAGGACCGCGTCGATCTCCAGCAGCGCGAGATCCAGTCCCTCCTCATAGACAACCAACGCCTCGCGGCCACACACGTGGCGCTCAAGCAGGACCTGACTTCGGCGCAGAGCGACCTCCGCAACCTGAAGGCGGTGGCCGGCCAAATCAAATCCGAGAGGAACGCGGAAGTGCGGGAGGTATACGACAGGTCGTTGAAGCTGGACGACGAGCTCCGCGGCCTTGACGCCATGAAGGCCGAGCTGAGTGTGGTCCTGAACGACATCGAGGACTTGAGCGCTTCAAGGATGGAGCTCGCGACCGAGTTGAAGACGATCCAAGGAGAGATTGAGAGGACTAGGTCCGACGAGTCGAAGCAATTCGAAGCCAGACTGGACGAAATTAAGACATTGAAGGTGGAGATTGAGAAAGGAAG GGCTGCGATTGAGATTGAGAAGAAAACAAGAGCCAGTAACCTTGTGCATCGTCAAGCTATGGAGGACTATATGGCTGCGTTGGCTCTCGAAATCAAAAAGCTTCATGGGGAGTTGGCAAATGCGGAGAAGAGAGCAAGGGCTGCAGTAGCAGCAGCAAATCCAG GTTCCGGGTACCCTATGGCTTATGGCAATGCTGAAATGCTCTACGGAGGAAATGCATACCCTGACCCTTATATTGTGCATCAG GGTCAGGGTAGTGCTGATGGCACCCCTCAGTATGGTTCTGTGCAAAAGCCACACTATGACAGTCAACAAACACGTGTACAGAGATAA
- the LOC101310877 gene encoding uncharacterized protein LOC101310877 yields MAGMYGQDGGAAPPYGSSGGGGYGGSGGYGGGSGGYGGGGGYGSKGGDGGGYGGGGRGGRGGGGYGGGGGGGYQGDRGGGRGGGGGGGRGGRGGSGRDGDWPCPNPGCGNMNFARRTECNKCGTPSPAGGGGGGGDRGGGGYRGGSGGGYGDSRGGRGGNYDGGRSGNYEGGKGGSYDGGRGGGFDSRGGGGSRGGSYGGSQGREDGGYGQAPAAPPSYGAGGSYQPSYNASYGTDAVPPPTSYTGGPASYPPSYGGPAGGYGGDGSGDARSGGRGGPPAKYDGGYGSGGGRGGYGSAPAEAPAKVKQCDENCDDTCDNARIYISNLPPDVTVEELQALFGGIGQVGRIKQKRGYKDQWPYNIKIYTDDSGKNKGDACLAYEDPNAAHSAGSFYNGHDVRGYKISVAMAERSAPRTYDNGGGRGGYGGGDRRRDNRDGGPDRHQHGGNRSRPY; encoded by the exons ATGGCTGGCATGTATGGTCAGGACGGCGGCGCCGCCCCGCCCTATGGATCTAGCGGTGGCGGTGGCTACGGTGGCTCTGGAGGATACGGAGGCGGTTCCGGAGGTTATGGAGGAGGCGGTGGATATGGAAGTAAAGGTGGTGATGGCGGTGGTTACGGTGGTGGAGGCCGTGGTGGTCGAGGTGGAGGAGGATATGGTGGCGGTGGCG GTGGAGGATATCAGGGCGATCGTGGTGGTGGCCGCGGAGGAGGTGGCGGCGGCGGCAGAGGTGGCCGCGGTGGCAGTGGAAGGGATGGTGATTGGCCTTGCCCTAATCCAGG CTGTGGGAATATGAACTTTGCAAGAAGAACCGAGTGTAACAAGTGTGGTACTCCCTCTCCTGCGGGGGGTGGTGGCGGTGGTGGAGACCGTGGTGGAGGTGGTTATAGAGGTGGAAGTGGTGGGGGCTATGGTGATAGCCGTGGTGGCAGAGGTGGTAATTATGATGGGGGTCGAAGTGGCAACTATGAAGGAGGTAAAGGTGGCAGTTATGATGGGGGCAGAGGGGGTGGTTTTGATAGTAGAGGTGGAGGTGGTAGTAGAGGCGGTTCTTATGGTGGTAGCCAAGGAAGAGAAGATGGCGGGTATGGTCAGGCTCCTGCTGCTCCTCCATCTTATGGTGCAGGTGGCAGTTACCAACCGTCATACAATGCCAGTTATGGAACAGATGCAGTGCCACCTCCTACAAGTTATACTGGTGGGCCTGCTTCATATCCTCCATCCTATGGGGGTCCTGCAGGTGGTTATGGTGGTGATGGTTCGGGTGATGCAAGGAGTGGTGGCCGAGGTGGCCCTCCTGCTAAATATGATGGCGGATATGGTAGTGGTGGTGGTCGAGGTGGTTATGGAAGTGCTCCTGCTGAGGCCCCGGCTAAGGTGAAGCAATGTGACGAGAACTGTGATGATACTTGTGACAATGCTAGAATCTACATATCAAATCTGCCACCAGATGTCACAGTTGAGGAACTGCAAGCTCTTTTTGGAGGCATTGGACAA GTTGGAAGAATTAAGCAGAAACGTGGGTACAAGGATCAGTGGCCATATAACATCAAGATTTACACAGATGATTCGGGAAAGAACAAAGGTGATGCTTGTTTAGCATATGAAGATCCAAATGCTGCACACTCAGCCGGCAGCTTTTACAATG GTCATGACGTTAGAGGCTATAAAATTAGTGTTGCAATGGCAGAGAGGTCGGCACCTAGGACTTACGACAATGG TGGTGGTAGAGGTGGTTATGGGGGTGGTGACAGGCGCAGGGATAACCGAGATGGTGGCCCTGACAGACATCAGCATGGTGGAAACCGTTCGCGTCCATATTGA
- the LOC101290942 gene encoding glucan endo-1,3-beta-glucosidase 9-like, whose amino-acid sequence MPPSLSLLILLLATMSYGSVAVGVNWGTTASHPLPPAKVVQLMKSNNITRVKLFDADPLVLEALSGSNLGVTMGIPNGLLRSLNSSKKAAQTWVHDNVTRYVSSGGSRVKIEYVAVGDEPFLQSYGQQFYPFVLGAAINIQTALTQANLDNKVKVVVPCSFDSFLSETSLPSKGHFRADVNRTMIQLLKFLSKHNSPFFATISPFLAFQQNKNISLDFTLFRVYTKARNDSRRMYKNSFDLNYDILVNALSTVGFPRIGIVVSQIGWPTDGGPNATSYAAETFMKGLMNRLRSKLGTPLRPRNPPIETYIFSLLDEDQRSISTGNFERHWGIFTFDGQAKYRFDFTQGSNSLVNAQDVEYLPSRWCVVNNNRDLSNATANALQACSLADCSALSPGGSCSNISWPGNISYAFNSYYQQHNQSADSCDFGGLGLITTVNPSIDNCRFLVQLNTSLSDTLHPASVSQLITLLATAILLLLPRFT is encoded by the exons ATGCCACCAAGTCTCTCCCTACTAATCCTCCTCTTGGCCACAATGTCCTACGGCTCCGTAGCCGTGGGCGTGAACTGGGGCACGACGGCGTCTCACCCATTGCCGCCGGCCAAGGTCGTCCAGCTCATGAAATCCAACAACATTACCAGAGTGAAACTGTTCGACGCGGACCCACTTGTTCTTGAAGCGCTTTCTGGGTCCAATCTGGGTGTCACTATGGGGATTCCTAATGGGTTGCTTAGGAGCTTGAACTCGTCCAAGAAGGCTGCACAGACTTGGGTCCATGACAATGTCACTCGATATGTTTCTAGTGGCGGCAGTCGCGTCAAAATCGA GTACGTTGCTGTGGGAGATGAGCCATTTCTCCAGAGTTATGGTCAGCAATTTTACCCCTTTGTGCTTGGAGCAGCAATCAATATCCAAACAGCTTTGACCCAAGCAAACTTGGACAACAAGGTGAAAGTAGTGGTTCCCTGCAGTTTCGATTCCTTCCTGTCAGAGACTAGCCTTCCTTCAAAAGGACATTTCCGAGCCGATGTCAACAGGACCATGATTCAACTGCTCAAGTTTCTCAGCAAGCACAACTCACCATTTTTTGCAACCATTTCCCCGTTCCTAGCTTTCCAACAGAACAAAAACATTTCCCTTGACTTTACTCTCTTCAGAGTATACACCAAAGCTCGTAACGACAGTCGCAGAATGTACAAAAACAGCTTTGACCTGAACTATGACATCTTGGTTAATGCATTGTCAACAGTAGGGTTTCCTAGGATTGGGATTGTTGTGTCGCAGATTGGTTGGCCTACAGATGGAGGACCGAATGCTACTTCATATGCTGCAGAGACCTTCATGAAAGGCCTGATGAACCGCCTTCGTAGCAAATTGGGGACCCCACTTAGACCTCGAAATCCTCCAATTGAAACATACATTTTTAGCCTCTTAGATGAAGATCAAAGAAGCATAAGCACTGGTAATTTTGAGAGACATTGGGGCATTTTCACTTTTGATGGTCAAGCCAAGTACCGTTTTGATTTTACCCAAGGTTCAAACAGCCTCGTGAATGCACAGGATGTTGAGTACCTTCCTTCCAGGTGGTGCGTGGTGAACAATAATAGGGACTTGTCTAACGCAACTGCAAATGCATTACAGGCATGTTCCCTTGCTGATTGTTCTGCACTGTCTCCTGGTGGATCTTGTTCCAATATCAGTTGGCCTGGGAATATCTCGTATGCCTTTAATAGCTACTATCAGCAGCATAATCAGAGTGCAGACAGCTGCGACTTTGGTGGCCTGGGTTTGATCACAACTGTTAATCCGTCAATTGATAACTGCAGGTTTTTGGTTCAACTGAACACTTCGCTTTCAGATACTCTTCATCCAGCCTCTGTTTCCCAGTTGATTACCTTGCTTGCGACAGCCATTTTGTTACTTCTACCACGATTTACCTAG